A portion of the Cryptomeria japonica chromosome 5, Sugi_1.0, whole genome shotgun sequence genome contains these proteins:
- the LOC131875607 gene encoding caffeic acid 3-O-methyltransferase 1-like: protein MASSKSSMEAHLELYEIILSAAKPMALRAAVLLNIPDIIAIHGSQNPLSVDQIASHISSSTNKPAHTDYLFRIMRLLASISVFTEETTIDYGGTPQFKYGLTSISKLLVKNDAQQSCAPTVLTINLKCIVDGYQHLHDSVIEGCPAFTKANSMGIFEYNSNNPEANRIFNEGMATNTGPLMAHVVKIYDGFNSLKSVVDVAGGVGSTISAIVAEYPHIHGFNFDLPHVIRTAVPIHGH, encoded by the coding sequence ATGGCTTCATCAAAGTCTTCGATGGAAGCACATCTCGAACTCTATGAAATCATTCTTTCAGCAGCCAAGCCCATGGCCCTTCGAGCTGCTGTTTTGCTTAACATTCCTGACATTATTGCCATCCATGGTAGTCAGAATCCCCTCTCTGTGGACCAAATTGCATCacatatttcttcttccaccaACAAACCTGCCCATACCGACTACCTGTTTAGAATCATGAGGCTTCTGGCTTCCATTAGTGTCTTCACAGAAGAGACCACAATAGATTATGGTGGCACTCCCCAATTCAAATATGGCCTCACCAGCATCTCTAAGTTGCTGGTGAAAAATGATGCCCAACAATCCTGTGCACCCACTGTCTTGACCATTAATCTAAAGTGCATagtagatggttatcaacatcttCATGACTCTGTCATAGAAGGCTGCCCTGCATTTACCAAAGCCAATAGCATGGGCATATTTGAGTACAACAGCAATAATCCTGAAGCAAACAGGATTTTCAATGAGGGCATGGCTACTAATACTGGCCCTTTAATGGCTCATGTGGTGAAGATTTATGATGGGTTTAACAGCCTGAAGAGTGTGGTGGATGTTGCAGGAGGGGTAGGGTCTACAATATCTGCAATAGTTGCAGAATATCCTCACATTCATGGCTTCAATTTCGACCTTCCTCATGTCATAAGGACTGCTGTTCCCATACATGGTCACTAA
- the LOC131875811 gene encoding caffeic acid 3-O-methyltransferase-like: MASSKSSMEAHLELYEIILSAAKPMALRAAVLLNIPDIIAIHGSQNPLSVDQIASHISSSTNKPAHTDYLFRIMRLLASISVFTEETTIDYGGTPQFKYGLTSISKLLVKNDAQQSCAPTVLTINLKCIVDGYQHLHDSVIEGCHAFTKANGMGLFEYNSHNPEANRIFNEGMATNTGPLMAHVVKIYDGFKSLKSVVDVAGGVGSALSVIVAEYPHIHGINFDLPHVIRTASPIHGQ; encoded by the coding sequence ATGGCTTCATCAAAGTCTTCGATGGAAGCACATCTCGAACTCTATGAAATCATTCTTTCAGCAGCCAAGCCCATGGCCCTTCGAGCTGCTGTTTTGCTTAATATTCCTGACATTATTGCCATCCATGGTAGTCAGAATCCCCTCTCTGTGGACCAAATTGCATCacatatttcttcttccaccaACAAACCTGCCCATACCGACTACCTGTTTAGAATCATGAGGCTTCTGGCTTCCATTAGTGTCTTCACAGAAGAGACCACAATAGATTATGGTGGCACTCCCCAATTCAAATATGGCCTCACCAGCATCTCTAAGTTGCTGGTGAAAAATGATGCCCAACAATCCTGTGCACCCACTGTCTTGACCATTAATCTAAAGTGCATagtagatggttatcaacatcttCATGACTCTGTCATAGAAGGCTGCCATGCATTCACCAAAGCCAATGGCATGGGCTTATTTGAATACAACAGCCATAATCCCGAAGCAAACAGGATTTTCAATGAGGGCATGGCTACTAATACTGGCCCTTTAATGGCTCATGTGGTGAAGATTTATGATGGGTTTAAGAGTTTGAAGAGTGTGGTGGATGTTGCAGGAGGGGTAGGGTCTGCACTATCTGTAATAGTTGCAGAATATCCCCACATTCATGGCATCAATTTCGACCTTCCTCATGTCATAAGGACTGCTTCTCCCATACATGGTCAGTAA